The following are encoded in a window of Carassius auratus strain Wakin chromosome 6, ASM336829v1, whole genome shotgun sequence genomic DNA:
- the LOC113089943 gene encoding interleukin-2 receptor subunit beta-like, with translation MQILAIIMMMILMISSHSALADQSLTCHNDYYDTFKCVWDTSKLDVIPPVRPETVCWIHVKIKKMQSLTKEMVQMFADPAQPHIRSATVVVKSKTIPTIPTISLGAKLQEEVHCDNYTNPIAEIAPHDVKNSAVKPAPPEGLKVHGINASWSFVPPKVFLQKYKQFQIQYRSAAQSWKDVENDTVNSQETQCNLPEDRLYLSQQYVIRVRVRYQKKDMPNAVWSDWSEEYSWTSEVGQTPHTPGIFQLESSVAGITLTGITLAIILIFTILFKCKRTKRNVASFPFRVQKNGSTYIPDPSKFFGDLNSSHGGNFTSWLGSVLAHESFIRVDTEFISPVEVLKLQDARESRVSHRNSGGPQDAWDDTAKSSNFSNSTYFLSQSSKGPSDVLEPCSVHSSYGPAGGPTDVTHPTGEKDTEELEKLRQDTQSPDSGFAAGTEDSMEEMELPSPLGLNLAPHLPPDLPAPQPNRHLDLLLRPSGPIPALHLDLLNLDLQSSCGLIEPSSGDYMPVKNVQN, from the exons ATGCAGATTCTGgctataataatgatgatgattttgaTGATATCATCACATTCAGCTCTTGCAGATCAAA GTTTAACATGTCATAATGATTACTACGACACCTTCAAATGTGTTTGGGACACCTCAAAACTGGATGTGATCCCTCCGGTCCGACCCGAGACCGTCTGCTGGATTCATGTAAAGATTAAGAAGATGCA aagtcTGACTAAAGAGATGGTGCAGATGTTTGCAGACCCAGCACAGCCTCATATACGCTCTGCCACGGTGGTTGTTAAAAGCAAG ACAATACCTACAATACCTACAATATCATTGGGAGCCAAATTACAAGAAGAAGTCCATTGTGACAACTACACAAATCCCATAGCTGAAATAGCACCACATGATGTAAAAAACAGTG cagtgAAACCGGCTCCTCCTGAGGGACTGAAAGTGCATGGGATCAATGCTTCATGGAGTTTTGTTCCTCCAAAagtttttttacagaaatataaaCAGTTTCAGATCCAGTACAGATCTGCTGCTCAGAGCTGGAAG GATGTGGAAAATGATACCGTAAATAGTCAAGAAACTCAATGCAATCTGCCAGAGGACCGTTTGTACTTAAGTCAGCAGTACGTGATCAGGGTGAGAGTCAGGTATCAAAAGAAAGACATGCCCAATGCTGTGTGGAGCGACTGGAGTGAAGAGTACAGCTGGACATCTGAAGTGGGTCAGACGCCCCACAcaccag GGATCTTCCAGCTGGAATCATCTGTGGCAGGGATCACGCTCACAGGAATCACTCTGGCCATCATATTAATCTTCACCATTCTCTTCAAGTGCAAGAGAACCAAAAG GAATGTGGCTTCTTTTCCTTTCAGGGTCCAGAAGAACGGTTCCACTTATATTCCTGATCCCTCCAAATTCTTCGGAGATCTGAACTCGAGTCACGGAGGGAATTTTACG TCCTGGCTGGGGTCTGTTTTAGCGCACGAGAGCTTCATCAGAGTGGACACTGAGTTCATCAGTCCAGTCGAGGTCCTGAAGCTGCAGGACGCCCGCGAATCCCGCGTCTCTCACAGAAATAGCGGCGGCCCGCAGGACGCATGGGATGACACCGCCAAATCCTCCAACTTCTCCAACTCCACCTACTTCTTGTCCCAGAGCTCCAAGGGGCCGAGCGACGTGCTGGAGCCCTGCTCGGTGCACTCCTCGTACGGGCCAGCAGGGGGCCCCACTGACGTCACTCACCCCACTGGAGAGAAGGACACAGAGGAGCTGGAGAAGCTGAGGCAGGACACACAGAGTCCGGATTCGGGTTTCGCCGCCGGAACCGAGGACAGCATGGAGGAGATGGAGCTGCCCAGTCCTCTGGGTTTAAACCTGGCTCCCCACCTGCCTCCAGACCTGCCGGCACCACAGCCCAACAGACACCTGGATCTGCTTCTGCGGCCGAGCGGCCCCATCCCTGCATTACACCTGGACCTCCTCAACCTGGACCTGCAGAGCTCCTGCGGGCTGATCGAGCCCTCCAGCGGAGATTACATGCCGGTGAAAAACGTGCAGAATTGA